Proteins from a genomic interval of Acinonyx jubatus isolate Ajub_Pintada_27869175 chromosome B4, VMU_Ajub_asm_v1.0, whole genome shotgun sequence:
- the TMEM236 gene encoding transmembrane protein 236 encodes MVSGKLIKLLVFELFEFAAFSIPTLVIVEQFATTYQTTTGSPEKTHYWLIVSCSIAYVASVTLLIWVPIKVLLYRKHAFSKKIKGWRPVMMMCVILTTLPSFSFSIAGTEVQKNINGSADTLPDTLPDLPVSLVLTSLIVVDIIEKLRIYSLRRWQNCDEVRYVYTTTLHQVKTVMDQVKQKEENTSSPQPARRTEASQPWGQSTQSPAPALGEPQEPSFHSGILGTMSHQDYRAQITLWSFLLWSDTIEMVRVAGHPAVYKSGWLYPVYIFSFISLLRMILTPQNPLQNSLGIFLQDLPFIFIRLSLIIALGTITPVLGLCKNILVTLSHVYFNYLSKFRAFSTFEMSSF; translated from the exons ATGGTTTCTGGAAAACTGATCAAGCTCCTGGTTTTTGAGCTTTTCGAGTTTGCTGCTTTCTCCATTCCCACGCTTGTGATTGTGGAACAGTTTGCCACCACCTATCAAACAACGACGGGGAGCCCTGAGAAAACACATTATTGGCTGATTGTTTCCTGTTCGATTGCCTATGTGGCTTCAGTGACTCTGCTGATTTGGGTTCCCATAAAAGTTCTCTTATACAGGAAGCATgccttttccaaaaaaattaaaggatg GAGACCTGTTATGATGATGTGTGTTATACTCACCACACTTCCCAGCTTCAGCTTTTCTATCGCAGGGACTGAG GTTCAAAAGAATATTAATGGTTCTGCGGATACCTTACCTGATACCTTACCTGATCTGCCAGTTTCTCTGGTTCTGACTTCCTTGATTGTGGTGGATATTATTGAAAAACTCAGGATATATTCTCTTAGAAGGTGGCAAAATT GTGATGAAGTTAGATATGTCTATACAACCACTTTGCACCAAGTAAAAACCGTGATGGACCAAgtgaagcaaaaggaagaaaatacttcGTCTCCGCAGCCAGCCAGGAGGACCGAGGCATCACAGCCATGGGGACAAAGCACACAGAGCCCCGCTCCAGCTCTGGGAGAACCCCAGGAGCCCTCCTTCCACTCGGGAATCCTGGGAACCATGTCCCATCAGGACTACCGTGCCCAGATCACCCTGTGGAGCTTTCTGCTGTGGTCTGACACCATAGAAATGGTGCGCGTGGCTGGCCACCCTGCTGTGTATAAGTCAGGCTGGCTGTACCCAGTCTAcatattcagttttatttctctccttcggATGATATTAACTCCTCAGAACCCTCTTCAGAATTCCCTGGGCATCTTTCTCCAAGACttaccctttatttttattagactTAGTTTAATCATTGCCCTGGGAACTATCACACCCGTATTGGGCCTTTGTAAAAACATACTAGTGACTCTCTCTCATGTTTACTTCAATTACTTATCCAAATTCAGAGCTTTCTCTACCtttgaaatgtcttcattttaa